One window from the genome of Candidatus Didemnitutus sp. encodes:
- a CDS encoding sodium:solute symporter — protein sequence MNAADYLVMFGVLVAIAAYGMWRTRGQHDLKTYVKGGETHWLTIGLSVMATQASAVTFLSTPGQGYESGLGFVQNYFGAPLALIVISIVFLPIFRRLNVYTAYEYLGQRFDAKTRLLGAALFLVQRGIGAGITIYAPAIVLSTVMGWRLDLTILCSGILVVAYTVTGGTPAVNLTQKYQIGVIFAGMAAAFFILLSKLPAGLTLHEALTVAGGFHKLDAVDYSLDLDKRYTIWTGVFGGMFLALSYFGTDQSQVQRYLAGSSLRESRLGLMFNALFKIPMQFCILLLGALVFVFYQFEQPPVFFNQTAWHQQIAGAQGEKLRALEADFNSAHAEKQQHLREWVAAERAGDSLAAHAAQTAALTAHERTEAARTATKAALREADPKTPTTDADYVFITFIVDHLPHGLIGLLVAVFFAATFSSKSGELNALGSTTVVDFYRHVHQLRGTSRPDAHYVAAGKWATAFWGVAAIIFAMSITLAENLIQFANIVASIFYGVVLGLFLVAFFVKWVRGTAVFWGALAAQVLVFVLYATLSISYLWYNVIGCVACMTFAVILQLVLPKPQTT from the coding sequence ATGAACGCCGCCGACTACCTCGTCATGTTCGGCGTGCTCGTCGCCATCGCGGCCTACGGCATGTGGCGCACGCGCGGACAACACGACCTCAAGACCTACGTCAAAGGCGGCGAAACCCACTGGCTCACCATCGGCCTGTCCGTGATGGCGACGCAGGCGAGCGCGGTGACGTTCCTCTCCACGCCGGGCCAAGGCTACGAAAGCGGCCTCGGCTTCGTGCAAAACTACTTCGGCGCACCGCTCGCGTTGATCGTCATCTCGATCGTCTTCCTGCCGATTTTCCGCCGGCTGAACGTCTACACCGCCTACGAATACCTCGGGCAGCGCTTCGACGCGAAGACGCGCCTGCTCGGCGCCGCTCTCTTCCTCGTCCAGCGGGGCATCGGCGCCGGCATCACCATCTACGCGCCCGCCATCGTGCTCTCGACCGTGATGGGCTGGCGGCTCGATCTCACGATCCTCTGCAGCGGCATCCTCGTTGTCGCCTACACCGTGACCGGCGGCACGCCCGCCGTGAACCTCACCCAAAAATACCAGATCGGCGTCATCTTCGCGGGCATGGCCGCGGCGTTCTTCATCCTGCTCTCGAAGCTTCCCGCCGGCCTCACGCTGCACGAGGCGCTGACCGTCGCCGGCGGCTTCCACAAACTCGACGCGGTCGACTACTCGCTCGATCTCGATAAGCGCTACACCATCTGGACGGGCGTCTTCGGCGGCATGTTTCTCGCGCTGTCGTATTTCGGCACCGACCAGTCGCAGGTGCAGCGCTACCTCGCCGGCAGCTCGCTGCGCGAGAGCCGGCTCGGCCTGATGTTCAACGCGCTCTTCAAGATCCCGATGCAGTTCTGCATCCTGCTCCTCGGCGCGCTGGTGTTCGTGTTCTACCAGTTCGAACAGCCACCCGTTTTCTTCAACCAGACCGCGTGGCACCAGCAGATCGCCGGCGCACAGGGCGAAAAACTCCGCGCCCTCGAAGCCGACTTCAACTCCGCCCACGCCGAGAAGCAGCAGCATCTCCGTGAGTGGGTCGCGGCCGAACGCGCCGGCGACAGTCTCGCCGCCCATGCCGCCCAAACCGCCGCGCTCACCGCGCACGAGCGCACCGAGGCCGCCCGCACCGCCACGAAGGCCGCGCTGCGCGAAGCCGACCCGAAGACGCCGACCACCGACGCCGACTACGTCTTCATCACCTTCATCGTCGATCATCTGCCACACGGCCTCATCGGCCTGCTCGTCGCCGTGTTTTTCGCCGCGACCTTCTCCTCGAAATCCGGCGAACTCAACGCCCTCGGCTCGACCACCGTCGTCGATTTCTACCGCCACGTGCACCAGCTGCGCGGCACGAGCCGGCCCGACGCGCACTACGTCGCCGCCGGCAAATGGGCCACCGCGTTCTGGGGCGTAGCGGCGATCATCTTCGCGATGAGCATCACGCTCGCGGAGAACCTGATCCAGTTCGCCAACATCGTCGCGTCGATCTTCTACGGCGTCGTGCTCGGGCTGTTCCTCGTCGCGTTCTTCGTCAAATGGGTGCGCGGCACCGCCGTGTTCTGGGGCGCGCTCGCCGCGCAGGTCCTCGTCTTCGTGCTCTACGCCACGCTCAGCATCTCCTATCTCTGGTATAACGTCATCGGCTGCGTCGCCTGTATGACCTTCGCCGTGATCCTCCAGCTCGTCCTGCCCAAGCCCCAGACGACTTGA
- a CDS encoding PIG-L family deacetylase — MNLTTAPLLAFGAHPDDIEFGAGGIVARETQAGRPAHFVVCSRGEAGTNGTPAERTKEAEKAAKLLGAKVEFIDLDGDSHLDVRNAHALKLAATIRAVRPAIVLAPTPEPNQHPDHWRLGQLVRDATRIARYGGVTELKSQTPHAVGQLFFYALGPSAEPRDISPVVIDISDKPIMTAWTKAMEAHASQMKTRNYVELQLARARVHGLNAGVAHAQLLWPNDPLVFHSLTDISRGARRF; from the coding sequence ATGAACCTCACCACCGCTCCTCTCCTCGCCTTCGGCGCGCACCCGGACGACATCGAGTTCGGCGCCGGCGGCATCGTCGCGCGTGAGACGCAAGCCGGGCGGCCGGCGCACTTCGTCGTCTGCTCGCGCGGCGAGGCGGGCACGAACGGCACGCCCGCCGAGCGCACGAAAGAAGCGGAAAAAGCCGCGAAGCTCCTCGGCGCGAAGGTTGAATTCATCGATCTCGACGGCGACTCGCACCTCGACGTGCGCAACGCCCATGCGCTGAAACTCGCCGCGACCATCCGAGCGGTCCGTCCCGCCATTGTGCTCGCGCCCACGCCCGAGCCGAACCAGCACCCGGACCACTGGCGTCTCGGCCAGCTCGTGCGCGACGCCACGCGCATCGCCCGCTATGGCGGCGTCACCGAGTTGAAGAGCCAGACGCCGCACGCCGTCGGCCAGCTGTTTTTCTACGCCCTCGGCCCCAGCGCTGAACCGCGCGACATTTCACCGGTCGTGATCGATATCTCCGATAAACCGATCATGACCGCCTGGACCAAAGCCATGGAAGCGCACGCCTCGCAGATGAAGACGCGCAACTACGTCGAACTGCAGCTCGCCCGCGCCCGCGTCCACGGCCTCAATGCCGGCGTCGCCCACGCCCAGCTCCTCTGGCCGAACGATCCGCTCGTCTTCCACTCGCTCACCGACATCTCGCGCGGCGCGCGGCGTTTTTGA
- the bshA gene encoding N-acetyl-alpha-D-glucosaminyl L-malate synthase BshA, with product MSHRPLKLAITCYPSVGGSGILASELGEELAARGHEVHFISYEQPFRLPTGPRVFFHPVVVNSYDLFKYPDYTLPLSVKMAEVARAHALDVLHVHYAVPHATAAFLARAMLHEEHRLRIITTLHGTDTTLLGRDPGYGPAIKHALENSDAITTVSEFMRTETVRLLGVQRPIEVIHNFFEPHACSHRRDEVRRELGLAPDEAMLLHLSNLRPLKRIDLLLDTLARLAPLLPCKLVILAGADSSRLAEEVRRRGLRDRVVIRERVNAIEDYLQAADLGLFTSEVESFCLSILELMTVGVPSAAFAVGGIPEVTRDGETGVLAPFGDTAALAAGIATLLRDSARRAALGAAGRIRAREKFSAAAIVPRYEELYRRVAARTD from the coding sequence ATGTCCCATCGCCCCCTGAAACTCGCGATCACCTGCTACCCGTCCGTCGGGGGCAGCGGTATCCTCGCCTCCGAACTCGGCGAGGAACTCGCGGCACGCGGTCACGAAGTCCATTTCATCAGCTACGAGCAGCCGTTCCGCCTGCCGACGGGCCCGCGGGTGTTTTTTCACCCGGTCGTCGTCAACAGCTACGACCTCTTCAAATATCCGGACTACACGCTCCCGCTGTCGGTGAAGATGGCCGAGGTCGCCCGCGCCCACGCCCTCGACGTCCTGCATGTGCACTACGCGGTGCCGCACGCGACCGCCGCCTTCCTCGCGCGCGCCATGCTGCACGAGGAGCACCGCCTGCGCATCATCACCACGCTCCACGGCACCGACACGACGCTGCTCGGGCGCGACCCCGGCTACGGCCCCGCGATCAAGCACGCCCTCGAAAACTCGGACGCGATCACCACCGTCTCCGAGTTCATGCGCACCGAGACCGTGCGCCTCCTCGGCGTGCAGCGCCCGATCGAGGTCATCCACAATTTCTTCGAGCCGCACGCCTGCTCGCACCGCCGCGACGAAGTCCGCCGCGAACTCGGCCTCGCGCCCGACGAGGCGATGCTCCTGCACCTCTCGAATCTCCGCCCGCTCAAGCGCATCGACCTGCTGCTCGATACCCTCGCGCGACTCGCCCCGCTCCTGCCCTGCAAGCTCGTGATCCTCGCCGGCGCCGACAGCTCGCGCCTCGCCGAAGAAGTGCGCCGCCGCGGCCTGCGCGACCGCGTCGTGATCCGCGAACGCGTCAACGCCATCGAGGATTATCTGCAAGCCGCCGACCTCGGCCTGTTCACCTCCGAGGTGGAAAGCTTCTGCCTGAGCATCCTCGAACTCATGACCGTCGGCGTGCCCAGCGCCGCGTTCGCCGTCGGCGGCATCCCGGAGGTGACACGCGACGGCGAGACCGGCGTGCTCGCGCCGTTCGGCGACACGGCCGCCCTCGCCGCCGGCATCGCGACGCTGCTGCGCGACTCCGCGCGCCGCGCCGCGCTCGGCGCCGCCGGCCGCATTCGCGCGCGGGAGAAGTTCTCCGCCGCCGCCATCGTGCCGCGCTACGAAGAGCTTTACCGCCGCGTGGCGGCCCGGACCGACTGA
- the pap gene encoding polyphosphate:AMP phosphotransferase: protein MASSGRKQKLNRSQYKARASALREQLVQLQLTIKHVPFKVLLIVAGPEGAGRGTLLQTLAEWLDPRGVETFSWHPPTANEEAHPHQWRLWRDLPAMGRIGLYAGSWYTETLREEARNKRALAHVAAEAERIRDFEKLLVDGGTLIVKVWLHLSEDAQGRRLRTLRADPLTAWRVTDEDWHHHRIYRRLEKTAALIRRKTNQPGARWTTIDAEDERQRDLDVGQLLLERVAAHQRAIAALPPATAPKKLLPLRPAGLRRLHRLQLDQELSESGYDGLRDKWLARLGLALRSAFAARRAVVFVFEGWDAAGKGGAIRRLTSAADPRDYRVIPVAKPTAEEKHAHYLWRFWRDIPRDGRCAVFDRSWYGRVLVERIEGFCREDEWRRAFAEINAFEKELTDHGVIVIKFWLHISHAEQLRRFRERESTPHKRHKMNAEDWRNRRQRAAYEIAVGDMLALTDRGRAPWHLIPADDKRFARIEVLSTAARQLEVALAD, encoded by the coding sequence ATGGCGTCATCGGGCCGGAAGCAGAAACTCAACCGCAGCCAATACAAGGCTCGCGCCTCCGCCCTGCGTGAGCAGCTCGTGCAGCTCCAGCTGACGATCAAACACGTCCCGTTCAAGGTCCTCCTCATCGTCGCCGGCCCCGAAGGCGCCGGCCGCGGCACGCTCCTGCAAACCCTCGCCGAGTGGCTCGACCCGCGCGGCGTCGAAACGTTCTCGTGGCACCCGCCGACCGCCAACGAGGAAGCCCATCCGCACCAATGGCGCCTCTGGCGCGACCTCCCTGCGATGGGCCGCATCGGACTCTACGCCGGCTCCTGGTATACGGAGACGCTGCGCGAGGAGGCGCGCAACAAGCGCGCGCTCGCCCATGTCGCCGCCGAGGCCGAGCGCATCCGCGATTTCGAAAAACTCCTCGTCGACGGCGGCACCCTCATCGTCAAGGTCTGGCTCCATCTCTCCGAGGACGCCCAGGGCCGCCGCCTCCGCACCCTGCGCGCCGATCCCCTCACCGCGTGGCGCGTGACGGACGAGGACTGGCACCATCACCGCATCTACCGCCGGCTGGAAAAAACCGCCGCGCTCATCCGCCGCAAAACCAACCAACCCGGCGCCCGCTGGACGACGATCGACGCCGAGGACGAGCGCCAGCGCGACCTCGACGTCGGCCAGTTGTTGCTCGAACGCGTCGCCGCCCACCAGCGCGCGATCGCGGCCCTGCCGCCCGCCACCGCGCCGAAAAAACTCCTCCCGCTCCGTCCCGCCGGCCTCCGCCGCCTGCACCGGCTCCAACTCGACCAGGAATTGTCCGAATCGGGCTACGACGGCTTGCGCGACAAGTGGCTCGCGCGCCTCGGCCTCGCGCTCCGTTCGGCCTTCGCGGCTCGCCGCGCCGTCGTTTTCGTCTTCGAGGGCTGGGACGCCGCCGGCAAGGGCGGCGCGATCCGCCGCCTCACCAGCGCCGCCGACCCGCGCGACTACCGCGTCATCCCGGTCGCGAAACCCACTGCCGAGGAGAAGCACGCGCATTACCTCTGGCGCTTCTGGCGCGACATCCCGCGCGACGGCCGCTGCGCCGTGTTCGACCGCTCGTGGTATGGCCGCGTGCTCGTCGAACGCATCGAGGGCTTTTGCCGCGAGGACGAGTGGCGCCGCGCCTTCGCCGAGATCAACGCCTTCGAAAAGGAACTGACCGACCACGGCGTGATCGTGATCAAATTCTGGCTGCACATCTCCCACGCCGAGCAGCTCCGCCGCTTCCGCGAACGCGAATCCACGCCGCACAAGCGCCACAAGATGAACGCCGAGGACTGGCGCAACCGCCGCCAGCGCGCCGCCTACGAGATCGCCGTCGGCGACATGCTCGCACTCACCGATCGCGGCCGCGCGCCGTGGCACCTCATTCCCGCCGACGACAAGCGCTTCGCGCGCATCGAGGTGCTCAGCACCGCCGCCCGGCAGCTCGAGGTCGCGCTGGCGGACTGA